A window of Cryomorphaceae bacterium contains these coding sequences:
- the mnmE gene encoding tRNA uridine-5-carboxymethylaminomethyl(34) synthesis GTPase MnmE: protein MQQHSPDDTICALSTPPGVGALAVIRMTGPKAVDVVQAHFSKALSSKPAPAVFYGTFQHEDELIDDVVLTLFRAPASYTGQDTVELSCHGSPYIRQRILQVLLNSGARLAEPGEFTLRAYLNGKMDLSQAEAVADLIASESAGAHKLAMQQMRGGFSIEINRLREQLIDFASLIELELDFSEEDVEFADRSQLSALLSEIQSLIRNLMDSFALGNVIKNGIPVAIVGEPNVGKSTLLNALLNEERAIVSEIPGTTRDTVEDEIQMNGLVFRFIDTAGIREATDHVEKLGIVRTFEKIASASVVLYMIDSVRRDTEQLQHEWDEIRRATEAGNQQVIVIVNKTDRAAPNLEGLKMYETYPVISISAREKQQLDELKDALCAFADQHDTGSLVVTNARHYEALKNASNALSDAAHAMEQGISGDLLATDIRKALHHLGEITGQISTDDLLGNIFSRFCIGK, encoded by the coding sequence ATGCAACAACACAGTCCCGACGATACCATCTGCGCCCTCTCTACTCCACCCGGCGTAGGCGCGCTGGCCGTTATCCGTATGACAGGCCCGAAGGCGGTGGATGTGGTTCAAGCCCACTTTTCCAAAGCACTAAGCTCAAAACCGGCTCCTGCCGTTTTTTACGGCACTTTTCAGCACGAAGATGAGTTGATTGATGACGTCGTTCTTACCCTTTTTCGCGCTCCGGCATCTTACACCGGTCAAGACACGGTTGAGCTTTCCTGCCACGGTTCGCCCTACATCAGGCAGCGTATTTTGCAGGTTTTGTTAAACAGCGGTGCCCGTTTGGCCGAGCCCGGCGAGTTTACCCTGCGGGCCTACCTCAACGGAAAAATGGACCTGAGCCAGGCAGAAGCGGTGGCCGACCTGATAGCCTCCGAATCGGCAGGCGCGCACAAACTGGCCATGCAGCAGATGCGCGGAGGATTTAGCATTGAAATCAACCGCTTGCGCGAACAACTGATTGACTTTGCATCGCTGATTGAGCTTGAACTGGATTTCAGCGAGGAAGACGTGGAATTTGCCGACCGCTCGCAGTTAAGTGCGCTGCTCTCTGAAATTCAATCCCTCATTCGCAATCTGATGGATTCCTTTGCGCTGGGAAATGTCATCAAAAACGGTATTCCGGTAGCGATTGTGGGCGAACCGAATGTGGGTAAATCCACTTTGCTCAATGCTTTGCTGAACGAAGAGCGAGCCATCGTATCTGAAATTCCGGGTACTACCCGCGATACCGTAGAAGATGAAATTCAGATGAACGGACTGGTGTTTCGGTTTATTGATACCGCCGGCATTCGCGAAGCCACCGACCACGTAGAAAAGCTGGGCATTGTGCGCACTTTTGAAAAAATAGCTTCTGCGTCTGTAGTACTTTACATGATTGATTCGGTGCGGAGAGATACAGAACAACTTCAGCACGAGTGGGATGAAATCCGCCGTGCCACCGAAGCCGGAAACCAGCAGGTCATTGTAATTGTGAACAAAACCGACCGCGCTGCTCCGAACCTCGAAGGGTTAAAAATGTACGAAACCTACCCTGTCATCTCCATCTCAGCGCGCGAGAAGCAACAACTCGATGAACTCAAAGATGCCCTGTGCGCGTTTGCAGATCAGCACGACACGGGCTCGCTCGTGGTAACCAACGCCCGTCATTACGAGGCCCTGAAAAATGCATCCAATGCCCTGAGTGATGCCGCCCATGCTATGGAGCAGGGCATTTCGGGCGACCTACTCGCTACCGACATCCGCAAGGCG
- the sucD gene encoding succinate--CoA ligase subunit alpha: MSVLVNKNSKVIVQGFTGGEGTFHAGQMIEYGTNVVGGVTPGKGGQEHLGRPVFNTVSDAVKATGADVSILFVPPAFAADAIMEAADAGIKVIVTITEGIPVNDMVKVKRYIDDKDCTMIGPNCPGVITAGEAKVGIMPGFVFKAGNVGIVSKSGTLTYEAADQVVKAGMGITTAIGIGGDPIIGTTTLEAIQLFMNDPATEGIVMIGEIGGELEARAAKWIKDNGTKPVVGFIAGETAPKGRTMGHAGAIVSGEHESASAKKKIMRECGIHVVDSPAEIGKKMAEVLGVTA; the protein is encoded by the coding sequence ATGAGTGTACTCGTAAACAAGAATTCCAAGGTTATTGTGCAAGGCTTTACCGGAGGTGAAGGAACTTTTCACGCCGGACAGATGATAGAATACGGAACCAACGTAGTGGGGGGAGTTACCCCCGGAAAAGGAGGCCAGGAGCACCTGGGCCGCCCGGTTTTCAACACCGTTTCGGATGCCGTGAAAGCCACTGGAGCAGATGTTTCAATTCTTTTTGTGCCACCTGCATTTGCCGCCGATGCCATCATGGAGGCAGCCGACGCCGGAATCAAAGTAATTGTAACCATTACCGAGGGAATTCCTGTGAATGACATGGTAAAGGTAAAACGCTACATTGACGATAAAGACTGTACCATGATTGGCCCCAACTGCCCGGGCGTAATCACGGCCGGCGAAGCCAAGGTGGGCATTATGCCGGGCTTCGTATTCAAAGCCGGCAATGTGGGCATTGTTTCCAAGTCAGGAACATTAACCTACGAGGCAGCCGACCAGGTGGTAAAAGCTGGCATGGGTATTACCACAGCCATTGGTATTGGTGGAGACCCCATCATCGGAACCACCACGCTTGAGGCCATTCAGCTTTTTATGAACGACCCAGCTACTGAAGGTATCGTGATGATTGGCGAAATTGGTGGTGAGCTGGAAGCCCGTGCTGCAAAGTGGATCAAAGACAACGGAACCAAACCGGTGGTGGGTTTCATTGCCGGTGAAACGGCGCCGAAAGGCCGCACCATGGGCCACGCCGGAGCCATTGTGAGCGGTGAGCACGAGTCCGCTTCTGCCAAAAAGAAAATCATGCGCGAGTGCGGTATCCATGTAGTGGATTCTCCCGCTGAGATCGGCAAGAAAATGGCCGAAGTTCTTGGCGTAACGGCTTAA